A region of Thermodesulfobacteriota bacterium DNA encodes the following proteins:
- a CDS encoding DUF499 domain-containing protein produces MKYLNELLEIRDSVFEKKYRDTVLEITDLIENKIDPETFFSENFITEGMKTLLKGVFERFDNPNKDGLFKLTQAMGGGKTHNMIAAGLLSQKPELRNQILKSVYKPKIKDPIKVIAFSGRNNPTHGFWGYIAKELGKKETFDHLYNPLDAPGQSDWIKLLQSNKPVLILFDELPEYFKYALKKQMGAGNLADLTTRALTTLFNATTKDELNNVCIIFSDLEAAYGEGTDAIKSILNDFENETRRTARNLIPVQQNTLEIYQILHKKIFKDQAPDSEINEIAKAYGKVIEFAANQDLINETRAHWEGAIRESYPFHPSLKDLYARFKENPGFMQTRGLIRFMRTIVARMWDDKNGWADKSYLIHPFDIDPNDSDTNSELNTINSTLNNAVSKDIAANGNAVAEQIDQEQQNQLAGKTAKLIYMSSLATVQGATKGLNINEIITYTAEPGNKDTLAQIKAKILDELRTRAWYLHPDNAGRLLFKNVENVTSKINSFTKTYDSTQARKVIRDILKEMFEPKLKDLYQNVNVLPAVDEINEEKNKVTLVVYEPYSGAGIHPDLQRKYDDTQFKNRLIFLTSDNQSMDAVYENAKNIKAAEAVISEFQKENFTASDPQFQQAVELKNTYQFRFRSAVTSVFTKLYYPSKRGLSEANIELKFDKNEYNGEEQITKTLDAKQKFTKELSSDAFIQQIIVKLFKNQKELPWNDVLNNAATEPSWVLHKPDALEQIKDSQIKKDAWRMEGNWIKQGPFEKPSTDVRVDVIERDWKTGKTKINVEAVRGDTIYYAYSDSVSENSPELKDEKLITDEMVISFLCVDSKGVHHTGNSLTWEQDIEIRRDWKQQGDKFKVELQAHPHNIKLFYTSDGSDPLTNGASYEDGFIADPLSVIQAYGEKNEVKSEIVQFKLPEAHQTGLKVDKNNPLTFKRKQNFSSTADSYQILGAIKNHNATVQKITVKANHGHQWIELATSDLQFKADELESILNFVKDNLLSKGEIELSFHRLKFSHGQDFLNFIEDTNIEYEQTDIKQSI; encoded by the coding sequence ATGAAATACTTAAATGAACTATTGGAAATACGCGATTCTGTTTTTGAAAAAAAGTATCGGGATACTGTGTTGGAAATTACTGATTTGATTGAAAATAAAATTGATCCTGAAACGTTTTTTTCAGAAAACTTCATAACTGAAGGGATGAAAACACTTCTTAAAGGTGTTTTTGAGCGTTTTGATAATCCAAACAAAGACGGTTTGTTCAAATTAACCCAGGCAATGGGTGGTGGTAAAACGCACAATATGATTGCTGCCGGTTTATTGTCACAAAAACCGGAGTTGAGAAATCAGATATTAAAAAGCGTATATAAACCAAAAATAAAAGACCCAATCAAGGTCATTGCTTTTTCCGGAAGAAATAATCCTACACATGGCTTTTGGGGTTATATTGCAAAAGAATTAGGCAAAAAAGAGACTTTCGATCACCTTTATAATCCATTGGATGCTCCAGGACAGTCAGACTGGATTAAACTTCTTCAAAGCAACAAACCTGTATTGATCTTATTTGATGAGCTGCCTGAGTATTTTAAATATGCTCTTAAAAAACAAATGGGAGCCGGAAATCTTGCAGACCTTACCACCAGGGCGCTTACAACATTATTTAATGCAACAACAAAAGATGAGCTTAATAATGTATGTATTATTTTTTCCGACCTTGAAGCGGCCTATGGTGAAGGCACAGATGCTATAAAATCAATATTGAACGATTTTGAGAATGAAACCAGACGTACAGCAAGAAATCTAATACCTGTACAACAAAATACTCTTGAAATTTATCAAATTCTACATAAAAAGATTTTTAAAGATCAGGCTCCTGACTCTGAAATAAACGAAATTGCAAAAGCCTATGGTAAAGTTATTGAATTTGCCGCCAACCAGGACCTTATCAATGAAACAAGAGCCCATTGGGAAGGTGCGATAAGAGAAAGCTATCCCTTTCACCCTTCTTTAAAAGACCTCTATGCCAGATTCAAGGAAAACCCCGGTTTTATGCAGACCCGCGGGCTTATTCGGTTTATGAGGACAATTGTTGCCAGAATGTGGGATGATAAAAATGGCTGGGCAGATAAATCCTATTTAATACATCCTTTTGATATCGATCCCAATGATTCTGACACTAATTCAGAGTTAAACACCATTAACAGCACGCTGAATAATGCTGTTTCCAAAGACATAGCTGCAAATGGCAATGCTGTGGCGGAACAGATTGATCAGGAACAGCAAAATCAGTTGGCAGGCAAAACAGCAAAACTAATTTATATGTCCTCACTTGCCACAGTTCAGGGTGCCACCAAAGGTTTAAATATCAATGAGATTATCACTTACACTGCCGAACCTGGCAACAAAGATACTTTAGCTCAAATTAAAGCTAAAATACTCGATGAACTCCGTACCAGGGCCTGGTATCTTCACCCGGACAATGCCGGCAGACTTCTTTTTAAAAACGTAGAAAATGTGACCTCAAAAATAAACAGCTTCACCAAAACATACGACAGCACTCAAGCAAGAAAAGTGATCAGAGATATCCTCAAAGAGATGTTTGAACCAAAGTTGAAAGACCTTTATCAAAATGTAAATGTGCTTCCTGCTGTTGATGAAATTAATGAAGAGAAGAATAAGGTTACTTTGGTTGTTTATGAACCATACAGCGGCGCCGGGATTCATCCTGATTTGCAAAGAAAATATGATGATACTCAATTTAAGAACAGATTGATTTTCCTTACAAGCGATAATCAATCAATGGATGCGGTTTATGAAAACGCTAAAAACATAAAAGCAGCCGAAGCGGTAATAAGTGAATTCCAAAAGGAAAATTTTACAGCCTCTGACCCGCAATTCCAACAGGCTGTCGAGCTTAAGAATACTTATCAATTCAGGTTCAGGTCTGCTGTTACCAGTGTTTTTACAAAATTATACTACCCCAGCAAAAGAGGCTTAAGTGAAGCAAATATAGAATTAAAGTTTGATAAAAATGAATATAACGGGGAAGAGCAGATCACAAAAACCCTGGACGCAAAACAAAAATTCACGAAAGAGCTTAGCTCAGATGCCTTTATTCAGCAAATTATTGTCAAACTTTTTAAAAATCAAAAAGAACTGCCCTGGAATGATGTGCTGAACAATGCAGCCACTGAACCAAGCTGGGTATTGCATAAACCCGATGCTTTAGAGCAAATAAAAGACAGTCAGATTAAAAAAGACGCCTGGAGAATGGAAGGTAACTGGATTAAACAGGGGCCGTTTGAAAAGCCATCTACAGACGTGAGGGTTGATGTTATTGAAAGAGATTGGAAAACCGGCAAAACAAAAATCAACGTGGAAGCTGTCAGAGGGGATACCATTTATTATGCTTACAGTGATTCTGTTTCTGAGAACAGCCCTGAATTAAAAGATGAGAAATTGATAACAGATGAAATGGTTATCTCATTTTTATGTGTTGACAGCAAAGGAGTGCATCACACCGGAAATTCTCTAACATGGGAACAGGATATTGAGATAAGGCGAGACTGGAAACAACAAGGAGACAAATTTAAAGTTGAACTTCAAGCCCACCCCCATAACATAAAACTATTCTATACAAGTGATGGCTCGGATCCACTGACAAACGGCGCTTCTTACGAAGATGGATTTATTGCGGACCCACTTTCCGTTATCCAGGCATATGGTGAAAAAAATGAAGTCAAATCTGAAATCGTTCAGTTTAAACTGCCTGAAGCACATCAAACCGGACTTAAAGTTGATAAAAACAATCCTTTGACTTTTAAAAGAAAACAAAACTTTTCCTCCACAGCAGATAGTTATCAAATACTGGGCGCGATAAAAAATCACAATGCAACAGTCCAGAAAATTACCGTTAAAGCAAATCATGGACACCAATGGATTGAACTTGCAACCTCAGATTTACAGTTTAAGGCCGATGAATTAGAGAGCATCCTTAATTTTGTAAAAGACAACCTGCTAAGTAAAGGAGAAATCGAGTTGAGCTTTCACCGGCTGAAATTTTCACATGGACAGGACTTTTTAAACTTTATTGAAGATACCAATATAGAATATGAACAAACAGACATCAAACAAAGCATATAA
- a CDS encoding DUF3780 domain-containing protein → MNKQTSNKAYKSLGFGFDPEQNQHHFVVIIPNSPKGEVMVHERHSYDEDLKVEALHMNFAGSHSTGKVRLDRFKWKEIDNFLKIEFNQRLRQRNRKHKSVKWKMGMNYVHRLFGKELMVLTWAVEDAEFNKIGTALENWLGLKPEERWWLYTVTNAATGHPLQGRGHGWRKALRFALTENPVPEGRYTQSLLDEEKLTLFEEESDYEANDE, encoded by the coding sequence ATGAACAAACAGACATCAAACAAAGCATATAAAAGCTTAGGGTTTGGTTTTGACCCGGAGCAAAACCAGCACCATTTTGTGGTAATCATTCCCAACAGCCCAAAAGGTGAAGTAATGGTGCATGAACGTCACAGTTATGATGAGGACTTGAAAGTTGAAGCCCTGCATATGAATTTCGCGGGCTCACATTCAACCGGAAAAGTTCGACTGGATAGATTTAAATGGAAGGAAATTGATAATTTTCTGAAAATTGAATTCAATCAGAGGCTCAGGCAGAGAAACCGCAAACACAAAAGCGTAAAATGGAAAATGGGCATGAATTATGTCCATCGCCTGTTTGGGAAAGAACTCATGGTGCTGACCTGGGCTGTTGAAGATGCAGAATTTAATAAAATTGGAACAGCTCTTGAAAACTGGCTGGGGCTGAAGCCCGAAGAAAGATGGTGGCTGTACACAGTCACCAACGCGGCCACGGGACATCCTTTGCAGGGCAGAGGCCATGGATGGCGCAAAGCACTGCGTTTTGCTCTGACGGAAAATCCAGTACCTGAAGGCCGGTACACCCAAAGCCTTCTTGATGAAGAAAAACTGACACTATTTGAAGAAGAAAGCGATTACGAAGCTAATGATGAATAA
- a CDS encoding anti-phage-associated DUF1156 domain-containing protein: protein MMNNRAFIETQFPVNRISKESYKERKAGAGQTLTGLGKWWGRKPLVMARAAMIGLLLPAGDKPEKDLEVFLKLMTMDKNALWQRKNKSIPIKELIPYLTQKEKETCLTDNNGKIRWKIGVHREQKAGLQKKAFYQLSYDEKLKYCARPEQIEGPSEKAWEIINAHCNTQANSLQEWVQQMGEEQFGERPKVGDAFCGGGSIPFEAARLGFEAFGSDLNPVAVLLTWASLNIIGGGKEVKQQVEQAQRDVFEKVDKQITDWGIEHNEKGWRADAYLYCVEVKSPATGFRVPLAPSWVISEKYRVCAVLKSDPANKRYNFDIVTNADNATFEKAKQGTVQSGSMVCPETGNKYPVSTIRGDKKVNGKTQYGLRLWENEDIVPRPEDTFQERLYCIRYVETFYVAQKEIEYNGKFWEKGEELTKENAEALPDFEKLIEKKLKCDFRRHYVAPDKNDLKREQKVLDLLNERFDEWQENGFIPSSKIARGYNTEQPIRERGWTHWHHLFNPRQLLTCGAFQKKIDSQNNKKLQYVASIVSTFLTIDRYSRLSGWDTHISKGPGNSVNVFYNQALNTLFRYGCRGFINLHELIISNFEYYNTNNSDVCTTDARKVKEQSHFWITDPPYADAVNYHELGDYFLAWYEQHLTKLFPKWHNDSRASLAVKGSGKDFNQSMVEVYRNLKDNMPDNGAQIIMFTHQDSRVWADLALIVWASGLKVTAAWTIQTETDAGGIKKGSYVQGTVVMILRKRLEQEIGFLSDIYSDIEFEVKEQLDFMTALDAGDSTNFSDPDYQLAAYAAALRVLTQYETIEGINIQRELKKDRAKREENPVNKIIQDALKTAMEYMVPKGYSKKDWYKLSSEERFYLKGLQVEAGKEYRSGVYTEMARGFGLHEYKYMLKTSKANQTRLKTPSEFKSRDLYGEGFGSSLLRHTLYAVFAAGKNEQPKSGRDFLYTERKDNYWEDRKMIISILRFIIDNTEAILHWGKDREAARLLIGYLETDTTS from the coding sequence ATGATGAATAATAGAGCGTTTATTGAAACACAGTTTCCGGTAAACAGAATATCAAAAGAGAGTTATAAAGAACGAAAGGCAGGCGCAGGACAGACATTGACAGGACTTGGCAAATGGTGGGGCAGAAAGCCGCTTGTTATGGCAAGGGCTGCCATGATAGGTCTTTTACTTCCAGCCGGTGATAAACCTGAAAAAGACCTTGAGGTATTTCTAAAGCTTATGACCATGGACAAAAATGCCTTGTGGCAACGGAAAAACAAAAGCATTCCCATTAAAGAACTCATTCCTTATCTAACACAAAAGGAAAAAGAAACCTGTTTAACCGATAACAACGGCAAAATCCGATGGAAAATAGGGGTGCACAGGGAACAAAAAGCCGGACTTCAAAAAAAAGCCTTTTATCAGTTGAGTTATGATGAAAAGCTTAAATATTGCGCACGTCCTGAACAAATTGAAGGACCTTCTGAAAAAGCCTGGGAAATAATTAATGCGCATTGCAATACCCAGGCCAACAGCTTACAGGAATGGGTACAGCAGATGGGGGAAGAACAATTTGGCGAAAGGCCCAAAGTAGGCGATGCATTTTGCGGGGGCGGTTCTATTCCATTTGAAGCGGCAAGGCTTGGATTTGAGGCTTTTGGAAGCGACCTGAACCCTGTGGCAGTCCTGCTCACCTGGGCATCGCTCAACATTATCGGCGGAGGAAAAGAAGTAAAACAACAGGTGGAACAAGCTCAAAGGGATGTTTTTGAAAAAGTTGACAAGCAAATCACAGATTGGGGAATCGAGCACAATGAAAAAGGCTGGCGAGCTGATGCTTATCTCTATTGCGTGGAAGTTAAAAGCCCTGCCACCGGATTCCGGGTGCCGCTTGCCCCATCATGGGTGATATCTGAAAAATACAGGGTCTGCGCTGTTTTAAAATCAGATCCAGCCAATAAACGATACAATTTTGATATTGTTACAAACGCGGACAATGCAACTTTTGAAAAGGCAAAACAGGGCACTGTGCAAAGCGGCAGTATGGTATGCCCTGAAACCGGGAACAAATATCCTGTCTCCACCATCCGGGGTGATAAAAAAGTAAATGGAAAAACCCAATATGGCCTGCGTTTATGGGAAAACGAGGATATAGTACCCCGGCCGGAAGATACCTTCCAGGAACGGTTGTACTGCATCCGGTATGTGGAAACGTTTTATGTGGCCCAAAAAGAAATTGAGTATAACGGCAAATTTTGGGAAAAAGGCGAAGAACTGACCAAAGAGAATGCCGAAGCCTTGCCGGATTTTGAAAAACTCATAGAGAAGAAGCTAAAGTGCGATTTCAGAAGGCACTATGTGGCGCCGGATAAAAACGATCTGAAGCGTGAACAAAAGGTGTTGGATCTGTTAAATGAACGGTTTGATGAGTGGCAGGAAAATGGATTTATTCCATCATCAAAAATAGCCAGAGGATATAATACTGAACAGCCTATTAGAGAACGAGGCTGGACCCACTGGCATCATTTGTTTAATCCGAGGCAGTTGTTGACTTGTGGTGCTTTTCAAAAAAAAATAGATTCCCAGAACAATAAAAAATTACAATATGTTGCAAGTATCGTTAGTACATTCCTGACAATAGATAGATATTCTCGATTATCAGGATGGGATACTCATATTTCAAAAGGCCCCGGTAATTCGGTTAATGTGTTTTATAATCAGGCTTTAAATACTTTATTTAGATATGGTTGCAGGGGCTTTATTAATCTTCACGAATTAATTATATCCAATTTTGAATATTACAATACAAATAATTCTGATGTATGCACTACTGATGCAAGAAAAGTTAAGGAACAAAGTCATTTCTGGATAACAGACCCACCCTATGCAGATGCAGTAAATTACCATGAATTGGGAGACTATTTTTTAGCCTGGTACGAACAACATCTGACAAAGCTTTTTCCTAAATGGCACAACGACAGCCGTGCCAGCCTGGCGGTAAAAGGCAGCGGGAAAGATTTTAACCAGAGCATGGTGGAGGTGTACCGCAACCTGAAAGACAATATGCCTGATAACGGGGCGCAGATCATTATGTTTACCCACCAGGATTCCCGTGTATGGGCTGATCTGGCTTTAATTGTCTGGGCAAGCGGCCTGAAAGTAACCGCTGCCTGGACCATCCAGACTGAAACCGATGCCGGGGGTATCAAAAAAGGCAGTTATGTGCAGGGAACTGTGGTAATGATTTTGCGCAAGCGTTTGGAGCAGGAGATTGGTTTTCTCTCTGATATTTATTCCGATATAGAATTTGAAGTAAAAGAGCAGTTGGATTTTATGACCGCCCTTGATGCCGGTGATAGCACCAATTTCAGTGACCCTGATTACCAGTTGGCTGCTTATGCGGCAGCGCTCAGGGTTCTTACCCAGTACGAAACCATTGAAGGCATCAACATCCAGCGGGAGCTGAAAAAAGACCGTGCCAAAAGGGAAGAAAATCCTGTAAACAAAATTATACAGGACGCGCTTAAAACCGCCATGGAGTATATGGTACCAAAAGGGTACAGTAAAAAAGACTGGTATAAACTGTCATCAGAAGAACGGTTTTACCTGAAAGGCCTGCAGGTGGAGGCCGGCAAAGAGTACCGCTCAGGCGTTTATACTGAAATGGCCAGAGGTTTTGGTCTGCATGAATACAAATACATGTTAAAAACAAGCAAAGCCAATCAGACACGGCTTAAAACTCCGTCAGAATTTAAATCCAGGGATTTGTATGGCGAGGGCTTTGGCTCCAGTTTGCTGCGCCATACCTTGTATGCGGTTTTTGCAGCAGGTAAAAATGAGCAACCCAAATCAGGAAGAGATTTTCTTTATACTGAAAGAAAAGATAATTACTGGGAAGACCGTAAAATGATTATCTCTATTTTAAGGTTTATTATCGATAATACAGAAGCCATTTTGCATTGGGGAAAAGACAGGGAAGCGGCAAGGCTTTTGATCGGTTACTTAGAAACAGACACAACCTCATAA
- a CDS encoding phospholipase D-like domain-containing anti-phage protein: MLKRYSSRTKRYRQTILLKKLENAQSYDRIAGYFSSSILEIAGESLKSISGKIRVVCNSHLEALDVKTANAAVLTMTREWKTQIDKLYDEQLKSRLSLLYELLRTGKLEVKVLPNESFGLMHGKAGVITMESGERTSFLGSANETKAGWQLNYELVWEDNDEESVSWVQDEFNALWHHKLARPLSEAIINDIDRLSGRKEVSFKQWRNEKDLRPALVESPVFRHYNGLWPHQKYFVHKAFQEFKSGRGTRMILADQVGLGKTVQMAAAAMLMSLSTGRSGLIIAPKTLIYQWQDELMKLLHLPSAIWTGRHWVDENQIKYPDSDPIRAIKNCPRLFGIISQGLITHENEAVQKLLDIQFECVIVDEAHRCRRSNLKKDSYEKPDPNNLMKYLLKLSSRCNNMILGTATPMQLYPIELHDLLTVLSAGSSHVLGNELSKWQRANEFIFRLVSGEEEIINYEQLWDYIRNPFPPARENELLFGTIRDELRMASNKSTIKGSRLNQLGHRPKERLFEENNLFQKHNPFIRSIIRRTRTFLEETNNPETGEPYLKKVRVQLFGESNDEAILLPGYLKDAYDAATEFCTALNKIMPGSGFIKTLLLRRMGSSIIAGKNTALKMRGESFHFDEHEDDDGIEQLSGIATKIGKNERDILEKLVHFLERDKLNDPKFEVLSDLLFQKQWHTQGCIIFSQYFDTAAYFAELTASKHRELKIGLYAGADKSGYWLNKHFARCKKEYLKGAVTSGEIKLLFGTDSASEGLNLQRLGTLINLDLPWNPTKLEQRKGRIQRIGQVLDSVKVYNMRYKDSVEDRVHEILSERLQGLYDIFGQIPDILEDVWVDVAVNDLEEAKRRINKVETRSSFEIKYDQIQDFDFETCKKVVNQHDIDDVLYKAW; encoded by the coding sequence ATGTTAAAAAGATATTCTTCAAGAACAAAACGCTACCGGCAAACTATATTGCTCAAAAAACTTGAGAATGCACAGAGCTATGACCGGATTGCAGGCTATTTTTCATCTTCTATCCTGGAGATAGCCGGCGAATCTTTAAAGAGTATCAGCGGAAAAATCAGGGTTGTTTGCAACTCACATCTCGAAGCATTAGATGTAAAGACAGCAAATGCCGCGGTGCTCACCATGACCAGGGAGTGGAAAACCCAGATTGATAAACTATATGATGAACAGCTCAAATCACGCTTAAGTCTGTTGTATGAACTGCTCCGGACCGGTAAATTAGAGGTCAAAGTTCTCCCTAATGAATCATTTGGCCTGATGCATGGCAAGGCGGGTGTTATTACGATGGAAAGTGGAGAAAGAACATCATTTCTGGGCAGTGCCAATGAGACCAAAGCCGGCTGGCAATTAAATTATGAGCTGGTCTGGGAGGATAACGATGAAGAATCTGTGAGTTGGGTGCAGGATGAGTTTAACGCGCTCTGGCATCATAAACTGGCCAGGCCTTTAAGTGAAGCCATCATAAATGACATCGATCGACTATCAGGTAGAAAAGAGGTAAGTTTCAAGCAGTGGCGGAATGAAAAGGATTTAAGGCCTGCTCTTGTGGAATCTCCTGTTTTCAGGCATTATAATGGGCTGTGGCCTCATCAAAAATACTTTGTACATAAGGCATTCCAGGAATTTAAATCAGGTCGGGGTACCCGCATGATACTGGCAGACCAAGTCGGATTGGGGAAGACAGTACAGATGGCTGCGGCAGCCATGTTAATGTCTTTATCTACCGGCAGATCTGGTTTGATCATTGCGCCCAAAACCTTGATTTACCAATGGCAGGACGAATTGATGAAACTGCTGCATCTGCCCTCTGCTATATGGACAGGCCGGCACTGGGTAGACGAGAACCAAATCAAATACCCTGATTCCGATCCGATCAGAGCTATTAAAAATTGCCCTCGCCTTTTTGGTATTATCAGCCAGGGATTGATTACCCATGAAAATGAAGCAGTCCAAAAGCTTTTGGACATACAATTTGAGTGTGTGATTGTTGATGAAGCGCACCGCTGCCGAAGATCAAATTTAAAAAAAGACAGTTATGAAAAGCCGGACCCCAATAACCTGATGAAATATCTGCTTAAACTTTCTTCCAGGTGTAATAATATGATATTGGGGACAGCAACGCCTATGCAGTTATATCCGATTGAGCTTCATGATTTGTTAACTGTTCTAAGCGCAGGTTCGAGCCATGTGCTGGGTAACGAATTGAGCAAGTGGCAGCGTGCAAATGAATTTATTTTCAGGCTTGTATCCGGTGAAGAAGAAATCATAAACTATGAGCAATTATGGGACTATATTCGAAACCCCTTTCCACCTGCCAGAGAAAATGAATTACTATTTGGAACCATAAGGGATGAACTGAGAATGGCTTCCAATAAATCAACAATAAAAGGAAGCCGGTTAAATCAGCTCGGACATCGTCCAAAAGAGCGTTTGTTTGAGGAAAACAATCTTTTTCAAAAACATAATCCTTTTATCAGAAGCATCATCAGGCGGACAAGGACCTTTCTGGAGGAGACAAATAATCCGGAAACCGGTGAGCCATATTTAAAAAAAGTTCGAGTTCAGTTGTTTGGAGAAAGTAATGATGAAGCGATATTACTGCCAGGATATTTAAAAGATGCCTACGATGCTGCCACAGAGTTTTGTACAGCTCTAAACAAAATTATGCCCGGTTCAGGATTTATAAAAACCTTGCTGCTTCGAAGAATGGGCAGCAGTATCATTGCCGGCAAAAATACAGCCCTGAAAATGAGAGGGGAATCATTTCACTTTGACGAGCATGAAGATGATGATGGTATTGAACAACTCTCCGGTATAGCAACTAAAATTGGAAAAAATGAACGGGATATTCTTGAAAAACTTGTTCATTTTCTGGAGCGAGATAAATTAAATGACCCCAAATTTGAAGTCCTTTCTGATTTATTATTTCAAAAGCAGTGGCACACTCAGGGTTGTATTATTTTTTCACAGTATTTTGATACTGCGGCGTATTTTGCAGAGCTGACAGCGTCAAAACACCGGGAATTGAAAATCGGTTTGTATGCCGGTGCTGACAAATCAGGATATTGGCTGAATAAGCACTTTGCCCGATGCAAAAAGGAATATTTGAAAGGGGCTGTAACATCAGGCGAAATAAAACTTCTTTTTGGAACGGATAGTGCAAGCGAAGGCCTGAATCTCCAAAGGTTGGGAACCTTAATCAACCTTGACTTACCATGGAATCCAACAAAACTGGAACAAAGAAAAGGCCGAATACAAAGAATCGGCCAGGTTCTGGATTCAGTAAAGGTATATAATATGCGCTATAAAGATTCAGTAGAAGATCGGGTACATGAAATATTAAGTGAACGTCTTCAAGGATTATATGACATATTTGGTCAAATACCCGATATTCTGGAAGATGTCTGGGTTGATGTTGCAGTGAACGATCTGGAAGAAGCCAAACGAAGAATAAATAAAGTAGAAACGCGCAGTTCTTTTGAAATTAAATACGATCAAATTCAGGACTTTGATTTTGAAACCTGCAAAAAAGTTGTAAATCAGCATGACATTGATGATGTTTTGTATAAAGCATGGTGA
- a CDS encoding ATP-binding protein: protein MAESQNIEYKKTWRDEYLKWICGFANARGGTLFIGKDDSGNVVGVKNTKKLLEDIPNKVRDILGIITEVNLHIQNEKEFLEIKVDAYPTPVNHKGQYHFRSGSTKQELKGAALDRFLLSKQGLNWDGVPLPNIDPGDFDSNAFNRFRSMAMKSGRMEESVMKDTEENIIENLMLKEGEHIKRAAALLFHKTPERFVTGAYVKIGFFRTDDDLLYQDEIHGNLFIQAEKTLDLLLTKYLKAYISYEGIQRVEKYLFPRNALREALLNAIIHKDYSSGVPIQISVYEDKIYFWNNGRLPENWTVERLLEKHPSQPYNPLIANAFFRTGLIEAWGRGIEKILNECKQHNAHPPIFNYEPSGLMLLFKGTIPDSQDKFSSETSQKSSLKSSLKSSLKIVLCMQEDKNITIPEIAKQIGITERGVKKQISKLKANGKIMRVGPDKGGYWEVL, encoded by the coding sequence ATGGCAGAAAGTCAAAACATAGAATACAAAAAAACCTGGAGAGACGAATACCTCAAATGGATCTGCGGTTTTGCCAATGCCCGGGGAGGTACTCTTTTTATTGGAAAAGATGACTCCGGTAATGTGGTCGGTGTTAAAAATACTAAAAAGCTTCTTGAAGACATACCTAATAAAGTACGTGATATTTTGGGGATTATTACCGAAGTAAATTTGCACATACAAAATGAAAAAGAATTTCTTGAAATCAAGGTGGACGCCTATCCAACGCCTGTCAACCATAAAGGGCAGTACCATTTTCGCAGCGGCAGCACCAAGCAGGAATTGAAAGGCGCGGCGCTTGACCGGTTCCTTCTGAGCAAGCAGGGACTCAATTGGGACGGTGTGCCGTTGCCGAATATCGATCCTGGTGATTTTGACAGTAACGCTTTTAACCGCTTTCGTTCAATGGCGATGAAAAGCGGACGGATGGAAGAATCCGTAATGAAAGACACGGAAGAAAACATCATTGAGAACCTGATGCTCAAAGAGGGGGAGCATATAAAACGCGCAGCAGCTTTACTGTTTCATAAAACACCGGAGCGCTTTGTGACAGGCGCTTATGTTAAAATCGGATTTTTTAGAACTGATGATGATTTGCTCTACCAGGATGAGATTCATGGAAATCTTTTTATACAGGCGGAAAAGACGTTAGATTTGCTGCTAACAAAATACTTGAAAGCGTATATCAGTTATGAGGGGATTCAAAGGGTGGAGAAATATCTCTTCCCAAGAAATGCACTGCGAGAAGCACTCCTTAATGCGATTATCCACAAAGATTACAGCAGTGGTGTTCCTATTCAAATCAGTGTTTATGAAGATAAAATCTATTTTTGGAACAATGGACGTCTTCCCGAGAACTGGACAGTTGAGCGATTGCTGGAAAAACACCCGTCTCAGCCTTATAATCCATTGATTGCCAATGCATTTTTTCGAACCGGTCTGATTGAAGCCTGGGGACGCGGAATAGAAAAAATACTTAATGAGTGTAAACAACATAACGCCCATCCCCCGATTTTCAATTATGAGCCATCCGGACTTATGCTGTTGTTTAAGGGAACCATTCCCGATTCGCAGGATAAGTTCTCATCGGAAACCAGCCAGAAAAGTTCACTGAAAAGTTCACTGAAAAGTTCACTGAAAATAGTACTGTGCATGCAAGAGGATAAAAACATAACCATCCCTGAAATTGCTAAACAAATTGGAATTACAGAACGGGGGGTAAAAAAACAGATATCAAAACTTAAAGCGAATGGTAAAATTATGCGTGTTGGCCCGGATAAAGGCGGTTACTGGGAGGTGCTGTAA